The genomic interval CTGAACGCCCGCTTCCTTCCCCGGGCAGCCATCCGCACCCGCGCCGTGGCTGTCTGTGACGACGACGTGGAGATCGACTCCCGGACCCTGTCCTTTGCCTTTTCTGTTTGGGGCTCCCGGGGCGGGGTCGCCCTAGTCGGCCTCTTCGCGCGCTCCCACGATCTGGATCTGGAGAGGCGGCGCTGGATCTACGCCGTGCACCCGGACCGCTACTCCATCGTGCTCACCAAGTTCATGATCATGAGCGTGGACTACCTCCGGCAGTACAGCTGCTGGGGCAGGCTGAGCGAGGCACGGCGGCTGGTGGACCGGGAGAGGAACTGCGAGGACATCCTCATGAACTTTGTGGTGGCGAAGGCGAGCGGCGTCGGGCCGGTGCTGGTAGGCGGAAGGGTGCGCGACTGGGGCGATCCACGGAACAACGGAAGCGGCGGAGGGGCGGAGGTGGCGATGGGGCGGATGGGGCTGAGCGCAAGGCACGGGCACCGGAAGAAGAGGGGGGACTGCATCACCGAGTTCCACCGGATGCTGGGCGAAATGCCGTTGAAGTACAGCTACGGGAAGGTGGTCGATGGCGTCGGGGAGCAGGGATTATGTGAAAAGGGCGGAAAGCTCGTCCTCTGCGATCGCCAAAACTAGGTTTAACCTATGCATCTGATCAGCGAATTGTTAAACTCACTCAAAAAATTATTtgggaagaaataaaaaaaaaatataggagAGAATAatatggaagaggaggagaatctCTACATGGAAAATAaggagaataaaataaaattcaacttGTTTCATTCAACTTAGATAATCATgacatttttattattattattattattttatcttcacgaaatttttattcctatcatgatTGTCACCTCATCTATTCTATCTCCACAAAACTTTATCAACAActtttatatctaaaaaaaataagtttaatttccaacaccccctcttaaacttaattttacGACTCCAAGCAAATATTGCATCTTGATGAAGTCTTCAAAATTGAgtggcttggtaaaaatatcagcaatttgatcttgAGACTTTATGTATTCCACTTGCACTTCTTTTCTTGTAATACACTCTTTGATATAGTGAAAGCGCGTATCAATGTGCTTGCTTCTATCATGGAAGATTGGATTTTTTGCTAGTGTTATTGTAGGTTTGTTATCAACTCGAATCTTGGTTGCCTCTTCTTGTGGTAAACTTAACTCATTCGACAAATTTCTGAGCCAAACAGCATGACAAACACATGAAGTCGTAGTTACATACTCCGCTTCACAAGAAGAAAGTGTgacaatagattttttttttcgacATCCAAGTGAAAGTTGTATCTCCCATAAAGAACACAAATCTTGTAGTGCTCTTTCTATTGTCTATATATCCACCCCAATCATTGTTGCTATATCCTTCAAGTTTGAAGCGGttagatgttgaataaagtaATCCAAAATCTATCGTACCTTTGATATAGCGCAAAATTCTCTTAGCGATCTTAAGGTGGGTAGTAGTTGGATCTTCCATGTAGCGACTAACAAGTCCAACAGTATAAAGAATATCAAGTCTTGTGCACGTTAAGTATCGTAAACTTCCAACCAAACTCTTAAAaaatgttggatcaactttttcttcttcatcatgctttgacagcttgactccacattctactggggtatttatagacttactattatctatcttgaacttctttaatatCTCTCTTGCATAACCTGTTTGTGAGATGAAGCTTCCATCTTCCCTTTGGTTCACCTCAATGCCCAAATAGTATGTCATGAGCCCAATATCAGTCATTTCAAACTATCTAGTCATCGCTTTTTTAAATTCTCCAAACATACTTGGATTGCTTCCTGTGAAGATCAAGTCATCCACATATATGCATACAATCAAAACATCTTTATCCTTACTCTGAATGTATAATTCATGTTCATAAGGATATTTGATGAAACCTTTCTTTTGCAGGTGCTTGTCTATTCAATTATTCCATGCCCTTGGTGCTTGCTTTAGCCCGTAGAGTCTTTTTCAATTTTAGAACTCTGTCTACTTGTCCTTTAACTTCATAACCTAATGGTTGCtgaatatagacttcttcttcaagaactccatttaaaaaagcagattttacatccatttgatgtatttttcACTTATTTTAAGTTGCTAAAGCAATGATTAGTCTGACAGTTTCTAATCGAGCAACGGGAGCGAATATCTCATCATAATCAATGTCAAATCTTTGACTGTagccttttgccaccaatcttgctttatatctttcaacttctcctttggcattcttctttattttgtacaTCCACTTCACACCAATCGCCTTATGTCCTTTAGGAAGTGCAATTAACTCACATGTGTCATTCTTCTCTATCACCttaatttcttcatccattgtatCTTTCCACCTTTTGGTCTTTATAGCTTCTTGGAAATCTATAGGCTCGCAATCTGCAAAGAGACAAAATAAAGTGATATTATCTTGATTTTCAGTTACCTCATAAATGTCTCGTAAGCTTCTAAAGCATGGTACTCTCTCACTTAAATTTTCACTTGAAGTTGATGTAGATGAATTTCCTTGAGTACTTGATGTTGGTGTTTCTAGTGGAGTAGTAGGTTCCTCTCTTGTTTGCTCCACCCTTGGTTGCTCCACCCTTAGTTGATccacatcttcttcttcaaagtatgggaagaagttgtaatcttcatttcgagattcccaattccattcttcttcttcattaaatatgaCATCTCGGTTGATGATTATCTTCCCAGTATCTGGATTGTATAGTTTATACCCTTTTGAGTTAGTATCATAaccaataaaaataaacttcttacttttatcatccaatttacttcttgctttatcaAACACATGAACATGGACTATACTTCCAAAAACTTTTAGATGAGAAATCTCATGCTTCCTTTTGCTCCACACTTCTTGTGGTGTCTTGCCCCACACACTCCTTGTTAGTGATCGGTTGGATAAGTATACTACACATGTAACCGCTtctgcccaaagttcctttggtagCCTCTTGCTTTTGAGAATGCTCCTTGTCATGTCAAGAATTGTTCGATTCTTTCTTTCTgctactccattttgttgaggggatctTGGAACTGTTAAGTGTCGTCGTTTTTCTTTGACTTCATAAAATTCTTGAAATCCCTTTgaggtaaattctcctcctcgatcagaacgcatagctttgacctcgagaccgctctccttttctatggtagctttaaatttcttgaatatgtCGAAGACCTCCGATTTTTGCTTCAAGAAGTATACACAAGTTTTCCGAGAAAAGTCatctatgaaaagaatgaaataattactcttaccaagtgaacttggctttatcagaccgcaaacatctgtatgtataagttcaagaggcttttgagctcttgaacttgactcctttggaaaacctcttctaaattgcttcccccgtagacatgcttcacatacttgatcaggatgtttgaTGCAAGGTAGTCCTCTCACCATCTCTTTCTTTGAAAGCAGTTCTAGTCCTCCGAAATTGAGATATCCAAATTGAAGATGTCATAGTCAAGTGATGTCTTTGTAACAAGCTTTGAGACAGTGACAAtatcattttgaatattaagtaaGAACATTCTATTTTTTGACATAGGCACCTTAGCAATTTAGCAACCAATATGATCTTTCAAGATGAGCATAccatcttttagatgaatatcatatcatttttccaaaagttgtcctaagcttaggatgttgctcttcatatttagcacaaagaaaacatttgagataaattcatgttttccattcttcaaacggatgataatgttacctttgccttttacctcaatctttgattcatctccgaaggatacattaccaccaattgattcatcaagctctacgaacatgtttcttttcccacacatatgattgcttgcatgcaccagtgtcgagataccaaattgtatcttcttctttcatCATCTTTATATGCTAGCAGTAGggtgtcatcttcttcttttctttcttccatataatttgctctttcatatactttattcttgggcAATCTACATTCTTTTGCATAATGCCTAAATTTGTCACAATTATAACACCTAACTTGAGATTTATCGTACCTCGAGTTTGTGTACCCTTTTCCACATCCTCTTGTTGAATGTTCTcctctttcattgttgttgttggaaACCATCCTTGCTCATTAGGACGACCTCGTCCATATCCACGACCTCTTCCACGTTGACTTCTATTTATTACTGAAGCTTTTATCTTTCTTTGTTGGTTGAACAGTCGTCTTTAGGAGTTCTTGagtaatttcttcatttatcttcttcttttcttcatgggcTTGTAATGAACCCAGGAGTTGCTCAATCGTCATGACTTATAGATCCTTGGTCTCTTTGATGATGCTTGTAATGCTATCAAAATTTGAATCCAATgatcgaagaattttctcaatAATAGTTACTTCTTCTAGTTTCTCACCATTTCTCTTTAGTTGTTTGGAAATGGTAGAGACTCTAGAAAAGTAATCGGATACTAACTCACCTTCTTTCATACGAAGATCATCAAATTGACTTATTAATGTCTAAAGTCGtaccttttttactttttcttctccttgatatgagaTTTGGAGCTTTACCCATGCTTGCTTGGCCGAAGTCGCACTTAGATTTTCTCAAAACCAtcctcatctaaagcttgataaGTGAGGAAAAGAGtcttcttgtctctctttcttaaatctctTAGACTGTCTTTTTCAGTCAGAGTTAGCGACGAGTTGTTACGTGGCTCAACGTAGCCTTTTTCTACAACCTCCCAAACATCATGAGTTCCAAGAAGCGACTTAATCTTGATACTCAAATTGTCATAGTTACTCGTTTTGAGTACTAGAACTTGGAAGGGAACCATACCTCCATTagccatggctctgataccactttgttagaaaaagaattattgaagaagaaataaaagaaaatataggagaaaataatatgaaagaggaggagaatctctacgtggaagagaagaagaataaaacaaaactcaacttg from Zingiber officinale cultivar Zhangliang chromosome 6B, Zo_v1.1, whole genome shotgun sequence carries:
- the LOC121989363 gene encoding glycosyltransferase family protein 64 C3-like; translated protein: MWRKLLFLLVLLLFFSVSPLLSSPESYSDACDPRSLPDPLTLRPDRLTVLINGYSEARLPLLNTLAASYAAHPLVDAVLVLWGDPSTPAATLASLSSQGGGSASVFVVRNPSTSLNARFLPRAAIRTRAVAVCDDDVEIDSRTLSFAFSVWGSRGGVALVGLFARSHDLDLERRRWIYAVHPDRYSIVLTKFMIMSVDYLRQYSCWGRLSEARRLVDRERNCEDILMNFVVAKASGVGPVLVGGRVRDWGDPRNNGSGGGAEVAMGRMGLSARHGHRKKRGDCITEFHRMLGEMPLKYSYGKVVDGVGEQGLCEKGGKLVLCDRQN